From one Lemur catta isolate mLemCat1 chromosome 5, mLemCat1.pri, whole genome shotgun sequence genomic stretch:
- the RPL32 gene encoding 60S ribosomal protein L32, with product MAALRPLVKPKIVKKRTKKFIRHQSDRYVKIKRNWRKPRGIDNRVRRRFKGQILMPNIGYGSNKKTKHMLPSGFRKFLVHNVKELEVLLMCNKSYCAEIAHNVSSKNRKAIVERAAQLAIRVTNPNARLRSEENE from the exons ATGGCCGCCCTCAGACCCCTCGTGAAGCCCAAGATCGTCAAAAAGAGGACCAAGAAGTTTATCCGGCACCAGTCAGACCGATATGTCAAAATTAAG CGTAACTGGCGGAAACCCAGAGGTATTGACAACAGGGTTCGGAGAAGATTCAAGGGCCAGATCTTGATGCCCAACATTGGTTATGGgagcaacaagaaaacaaagcacatgCTGCCCAGTGGTTTCCGCAAGTTCCTGGTCCACAATGTCAAGGAGCTGGAAGTGTTGCTGATGTGCAACAA ATCTTACTGTGCGGAGATTGCTCATAATGTTTCCTCCAAGAACCGCAAAGCCATTGTGGAAAGAGCAGCCCAGCTGGCCATCAGAGTCACCAATCCCAATGCCAGGCTGCGcagtgaagaaaatgaatag